A stretch of Ipomoea triloba cultivar NCNSP0323 chromosome 11, ASM357664v1 DNA encodes these proteins:
- the LOC115996966 gene encoding tropinone reductase homolog isoform X3, protein MSRGEGKWSLQGMTALVTGGTRGIGYAIIEELAGFGAEVYTCSRNQNDVDECVERWREKGLKVAGSACDISSRPQREELMEKVANHFNGKLNILVNNAGIIVPKDAIEFTAEDYTNVMGTNFEASFHLCQLAYPYLKASQMGSIVFNSSAVGIIPVIKSTLYSASKGAINQVTKNLACEWAKDNIRVNSVAPWIIRTKLVNDADSDAEISDEIERMIRRTPISRPGEVGEVSSLVAFLCLPAASYITGQTICVDGGYTITGFP, encoded by the exons ATGAGCAGAGGAGAAGGAAAGTGGTCTCTTCAGGGCATGACTGCCCTCGTCACTGGCGGAACCAGAGGCATTGG TTATGCAATCATAGAAGAGCTAGCTGGATTTGGAGCAGAGGTGTACACTTGTTCCCggaatcaaaacgacgtcgatGAGTGCGTTGAGAGATGGAGGGAGAAAGGCCTCAAAGTCGCCGGATCTGCTTGCGACATATCCTCACGGCCTCAAAGGGAGGAGTTGATGGAAAAAGTCGCCAATCACTTCAATGGAAAACTCAACATCTTG gTGAATAATGCTGGGATAATAGTGCCTAAGGACGCAATAGAGTTCACAGCAGAAGATTACACAAATGTAATGGGAACCAACTTTGAGGCTTCATTCCACCTTTGTCAATTGGCATATCCATACCTCAAAGCTTCACAAATGGGAAGCATAGTTTTCAACTCCTCTGCCGTTGGAATCATTCCTGTCATTAAATCTACTCTCTATTCCGCATCCAAAG GAGCAATAAATCAAGTGACAAAAAACTTAGCGTGTGAGTGGGCCAAAGACAACATCCGTGTTAACTCCGTTGCACCTTGGATCATCCGAACCAAGCTCGTCAATGACGCCGAT AGTGATGCTGAAATATCAGATGAAATCGAGCGCATGATCCGTCGGACTCCGATAAGCCGGCCAGGAGAGGTCGGAGAAGTATCGTCACTGGTGGCCTTCCTTTGCTTACCTGCTGCATCATATATCACTGGCCAAACTATCTGCGTTGATGGTGGATATACCATAACTGGTTTTCCCTAA